The sequence gtgggCGTGTTCGGTATGTGTGCGtgtgggtgtgcatgtgtgtgtaggggcatgtgtgtgtgcacgcacacGCATCCCCGTCCCCCGTCCAGTTCAGGGAGCGTGCGCCCCCTCCCTCTGTCCCAGGAGGCGCCCTGGCCTGTGGGAGGGCCCAGCGGCTGACCCCAGCGCCTGGTCCGCCAGTAGCCCTGGCTCGGTCCCAGCCGCACGCCGAGGGGCTGCTGATGGAGAGGGCCTCCGGGAGCCATCGGGGCCGCACGGGCAATTAATTCATTCGATTAATTAGCTCCTCATCCCGGGGCGGGGGCAGGCCCTCCCTTCGCGACGTCCAAGGTCATTGCCTCCTTCCTCCCCGCCCGCGCTGTCTCCAGCGCCTCCGCTAGCCCAGCCCCCACGCCCTGGCCGcggtccagggagagatgagcgggtgggggtgggagccCTGCCGCGGATGCCCCTTGTGCTGCGCAGGAGCGGGCGGGCGGAGCGTGGACACACGTGTGTGCCTGCGAGTCTGTGCGTGGCTGTTCACGTCTAAGGGCGAATCTGTGGGTCTGTGAGCAACGTGAGTCGGGCATCTCTGCGtccctctgtgtgtgcggtgccgctGCGCCAGGGTCCTCGTGCTCGTGGGTGTCTGTGTGTGCACATCAGCGTACCCAGGGGTCTGGGTGAGAACCTGCGTGCAGCGGCCCTGTGGGTGCACGTGTGTCTTGATGGACGTTTGTACTGTGGGTGTGGACGCGTGTGCACCTGTGAACGTGGAATTGTGTCTGTACATGTCTGTGTGCACGTCTATCTGTGCATATGTACCTGCATGTCTACGTGCGGCTGTTATCCGTAGGCAtatgtgtctgtgtctgtgtgggGCTGTGTGTACACATGCAGGTCTCCGTGTGCACCTGTAGCTGAGGATGCACGTGCACACGTGGTGTTTGTGACAGTGGGTGTCTTCTGAGTAGGTCTCTGGAGGTGCGTGTGCGTGAACCCATGTGCGTGTCCCTCTGGGGCTTTGGCAAGCACGTGTGTGTGATTGGCATGGCAGCTGCACATGCGCGTGCCGGTGTGTCTGCGCGGGCCACGCGTGGTGCGCGTGCGCGCGCTCTGAGACGCGGGGCGGAGCCTCCAGCGCAGGCCCTGCCGCCCCTCCCCCCCGGCTGAGCCCCTCCCTTCACAGGGCTGCTGTCCCAGAGCCTCGAGTTCAGCTCTCCTGCAGACAACTACACCGTGTGCGAAGGTGACAACGCCACCCTCAGGTACCCcccagggggctggggagggctcgGGGACCCGCACTCCTGCCCCTTTGCCTCCCAGAGCCGCAGTCGCCGCCTCCTCAGACCTCCTGCCCATATGGACAGCCAGACACCTCCCGTCAGAGAGACGGGGCAGGGGGCGCCGGCCTGAGCCAGCACCACCCCTACCTCGTGTCCACATCTGTCAGGGCGCTGGGAAACAGGAGCCCCTCGTGGGATTGCCCAGGGTTCCAGAGTTTATGCACATACAGGCTGAGAGGCCAGGGCGCCTGggagtgctcaataaatgacagCCAGGAGGGAGCTCTCTGGGTCTCTGCCCCTccctctgggcctctgtccccctccctctgggtccctggcccctccctctgggaccctgtccccctccctctgggtctCCATTCCCCTCCCTCTGGGCCTCTGCCCCTCCCTCTGggtccccatcccctccctccGGGTCCCCGTCCCCTCCCTCTGGGTCTCCATCCCCCTCTCTATGGGTCTGTCCCCACTCTGGGTCTGTCCCCACTCTGGATCCCTGGCTCACAGCAGTTCAGTAACTGTCCCTTCCCTTGTGGCCCTGAGGCACACGCTGTCCCTCTCTGAGGCTCCGTCCATCCCCCTCACGTGGGCTCAGTAATGCCTGATTCTTAGGGCTGCAGTGGAAACTGGGGACACGGCGACCTCCCTGCCCTGCCTCAtcccaggggtggggggtgggtggagaaTCAAGCTGCCAGTTCTGCTGCGGGAGAAgcacctccctctctcccccccaccccataccCCCACCCTGTAGCTGCTTCATCGACGAGCATGTGACCCGCGTGGCCTGGCTGAACCGCTCCAACATCCTGTACGCGGGCAACGACCGCTGGACCAGCGACCCGCGGGTGCGGCTGCTGGTCAACACGCCCGAGGAGTTCTCCATCCTCATCACGCAGGTGGGGCTCGGCGACGAGGGCCTGTACACCTGCTCCTTCCAGACCCGCCACCAGCCTTACACCACCCAGGTGTACCTCATCGTCCACGGTgagccccccgcccctggcactgACCCACCCACTGGGCACCTGCTGGCCAAATCCCAGGTGGAAGACACAGCAGAAAGGGACAGAGGCACGTGGACGACCACACTCCAGCGTGGCCTCCTCCAGGGCAGGGTGTGGGGGGGGCGGTGCTCAGGGGACAGCCGCATCCATGCAGCGACTCCCCACAGAGCCGCTGCTCTGTGCAGGCTTTGTTCTAGGGGACGCTGGGGGTGCAGAAGGGACCAGCGTGGCCCTTTGGGAGCTGGTTTCGCAAGGAACGGCTCCGAGGGGGCTCTCCAGACATGACGACTGAGCGGAGACTTTCAGCAAAGAGCTAGTGCTGGAAGAGGAACCACGTGTGCAGAAGCCCCGGGAGAGAGCCAGCCAGTGTGGAGAGGCATCCGTGCAGCTGGATGCCACCAGAATTCAGAGGGGGAGCAACAGGTCTGGAGGGGCACCCACAGAGGGGCAGGAGCCAGGagaggggccgggcggggccaggGCACTCAGGAGCCTGCCTCACCCAGCGTCAGACGTGCAGCCGGCAAGTTAAACACGAAATTACCCTATGACCTGGCAGTTCCAGCCCCTAGACCTGTTACCTCCAAAGAATCGAAAGCAGAGGCTCAGATACGTGCACTCCAGTGTTTGTAGCAGCAGCATCCACGATAGCCAAAAGGGGGAGGCAATGCAAATGTCCCCCCAAAGATGGTAGATAtgcaaatggaatattatttggccataaacaaggagtgaagttctgatatgtgcaGCAACAGGGATGACCCTTGAAGACATAttgaatgaaagaaaccagataccaaaggacaaatattacatgattccaCTTGAACAGGCAAATTCCTAGAGACTGTAAGAGCAGAGGTTACCAGGGCCTGGGAGGGGaacagggtttttttgtttttgtttttgttttgctccaTGGGTAGTTTCTGTTTGGAGGGATAAAAATGTTGGGAATAGTGGCaaaggtagcacaacattgtggatgtaattaatgCTGCTGAGTTATTTAAAATGGCAAGTTtttgaattataaatattttaccaaaatttcaaaagaagactggttccccccccccccccccccgccaaagttttatttttaaatgagtctggaggggagggaggagagggaggagagggagcacAGAAACAGACCCGTAGGGGTGGCCAAGAGCTCAAGTGTGGGAGCCAGACCTCCTGGGTGTGGAGCCTGCTGGGCTCTCAGGAGCTGAGCCCCCCGGGCAAGCGCCCTGCGTGCCAGGGGGAGAGTGCTGCAGTTCATCAAATCCAAGACAGCATCGGCTGGAAGAGGCTGCATTAGTGTAGGTTCTGCTAGGAAGGGAGAAAATCTGCCAAAAAAAGTCTGGCATCATATATGGTAAGGCCATTCTGAGTTGAGAAGTGTCCAAACGGGAAGAAAGCGTGTGCCTTCGAATTGATGAAAGACCAGCATCCACCCCAGGGTGGCAGAGAGGGTTTTGTAAAGCACTAGGAACAGGGTGCAACACTCAGCAAGAATACAAGCATGCACTAATTTAAAATAACAGTAATAGTAGATAAAAATAGATGTTGATGAGGAAGGGGGAATTCAGACCTGCTGGATGACAGAGAAACCGAGTTGCAATGAAGGTGGAGAGAGGGACAGAAGTCCAGAAAGAGCAGGGAAGGCAGAAGGCCAGCTAGGCGACCCGGAGGCTGGCTCTTTGGAGACTCAGGGGAAAGGGCTAAGGGGCAGGGAGAAGCAGGGAAGAGCCGCTGTCGGCTGGGACTCCGGGATCTGATGAGGAGGAGCTGGGACTCccaggtctgagggaggaggggctgggactcccgggtctgagggaggaggggctgggagctgggactcccgggtctgagggaggagggaatGGGGGCTGGGACTCccgggtctgagggaggaggggctgggggctgggactcctgggtctgagggaggaggggttgAGACTccgggtctgagggaggagggactGGGGGCTGggactcctgggtctgagggaggaggggttgGGACTccgggtctgagggaggagaggCTGGGGGCTGGAACTCCCGGGTCTGAGGGAccaggggctgggagctgggactcctgggtctgagggaggaggggctggggcccgGATCCAGGGGTCCTGAGGGCCCCTGGCCCCTCACTGAGCTCTGCCGCCCCGCAGTCCCCGCGCGCATCGTGAATATCTCCTCGCCAGTGGCGGTGAACGAGGGCGGCAGTGTGAACCTGCTGTGTCTGGCCGTGGGGCGGCCGGAACCCACGGTCACCTGGAGGCAGCTCCGAGGTGAGGACCCcaccccttccccgcctccacACACGGATCCCTCACTCCCAGCCCCGCCCCTTCCTCTTATCCCTCTAATACCGCAACTCTGCGGATGGCTCGATTTCCCCATCCTGCCCTGACCCAGTTCTTTCGCCTGCGGAGCCCAGATCCTGAGAGAGCCTTAGAGCTCGCCCAGCCCCTCCCATCCCGACAtccccagccccaccctcccGCAAGTGCTCCTGGGCTCGGATCCCTGCTGCCAGGCCCCGTTCTGCACCCCCAAGCCGCGGACCCCCTGGCCCTCTTACCCTCTCCCAGTCACATTCCCGCCCCTCACTCTCGCTCACCCGTTCCCAAAGAGTCCCCGTCCGCACCCCGCAATCAGTTTTAGGGGATTCTGATCTGCGGCTCCAGGCTGTCCCCAAACACCGAGCCCAGATGCCTGAACTCGACATCCCAGACCCACATGTCGCTTCGCCtgacccacccccagcccccaggcccccaggccctcaCTCCTAGGTCCTTGGAGGCCACCGGCCAGCTCCAGGTCCTCTCCCCTGCACCCCCTGAGGCCCCGGCGCCCCGGGGGCAGCTCTCAGAGCCCTGTACCCACCCCCACGGGGGCACCCGAGCCCCATGATCCCCGTCTTGAGCTCCTGGACCCCTGGGTGCCCTACGTCTCCATCCCAGTCTAGACGCTCGGGGCTTCTGAGCCTCGTCCTGGGTCATGACCCTAGATCTCTGGACAGAGGATCCCGAGAGCTAGGTCCCGGGCTCTGGACCCTCCCTGCTGCATCTGTATTTCCTGGATCTTCTGAGGCCCAAGATCCGAGGTCCTCCCCACTGACCCCGTGACCCTGTCAGACCCCGGAAAGCTCCGAACCCCCAATTCCTAGTCACGGAGCCCCAGGTCCgctgccctcccccagccctcgcAGCTGCTCCCAGGCCCCGCCAGCCCCTCCCGGTCCCCCTGACCCGGGCACTCCAACCCCCCAGTGCCCGCCCCGCTGATGTGTGCCCGTCTTGTGCCCGTGTTGTCCCGTGTTAAGTGTCTGTGTccggccccacccctgccccgcccccctccccccacagacGGCTTCACCTCCGAGGGCGAGATCCTGGAGATTTCCGACATCCAGCGGGGCCAGGCCGGGGAATACGAGTGCGTGACGCACAACGGGGTTAACTCCGTGCCCGACAGCCGCCGCGTGCTGGTCACCGTCAACTGTGAGCCCCCAGGCTCTGGGCCCGGGGAGGGAGGGTCTCGGAAGGAGGGGCTGGGGACCGGGGCGCCTTAGTCCGCCTCGCCCGCTGGAACTCACTGAGCCTCGCCCCTCGCCAGACCCTCCGACCATCACAGACGTGACCAGCGCCCGCACGGCCCCGGGCCGCGCCGCCCTCCTGCGCTGCGAAGCCATGGCGGTGCCCCCCGCGGATTTCCAGTGGTACAAGGATGACAGGCTGTGAGCACAGCCCCGCGGCGGGGcgtggggaaggggggggggcgaGAATGGGGGAGGGGGCGCTGCTGGCTGCTGGGCCCCGGGAGACTGCGGGGTCCTGGGAGGCTGAACCCTGGCCCCAGACTCCCTGGCTAAGCAGGGCTGGGGTCGGGGTCTAAGCGGTGGTTCTGGCGGTCCTGGGTCCGGCAGGCTCTGAGCGCCCCTCGAGACCCGCGCCGCGAGCGTCCCCGGAGAGGGCGGCTAGTTCCCTAAGCcccgggggtggtggggttgcgGGGAGGGGGCTCTGGGGGCGGGGCTCCTGCCGCCCGGGCCCTGACCCCAGCGCCCCGCAGGCTGAGCAGCGGCGCGGCGGAGGGCCTGAAGGTGCAGACGGAGCGCACCCGCTCGATGCTTCTCTTCGCCAACGTGAGCGCCCGGCACTACGGCAACTACACGTGCCGCGCCGCCAACCGGCTGGGAGCCTCCAGCGCCTCCATGCGGCTCCTGCGTGCGTCCGCgcggctggggcgggggcggggccgcggggcgggggcggggccgggggcggagGTGGGCAGGGCGGAGCTGAGGGAGGCGGGGCCAGGGCGTGGGCGGGACCGGGGGGAGGTGGAAGGGGCGGAGCCGGGAAGCTGGGTGGGCAGGGCCTGCGGTGGGTGGCGCCGGGGAGGTGGAGACTCCGGGACCTCCCCGCAGACTGACAGCCCGATTTAGGAAAGACACAGATGCTGAGATCAGAAGCAAAAATCAGAGACGTAGTGAGCGCCCGCTAGGGGCCAGCGTTGGGCAAGCCAAGCAACAAACGAGCAGCAGCATATGTCAGTAAATAACAGGCAAAGACAGAAATATACCAGTGCCTAGTTTTAGGTACCCAGAAGGGCTACTAAGGAGAGAAACCTTAAAGAGGACTGGGGGTGGGACATGGATAAGCTCATCAGAGGAGGTTCCTGGTGGGGAGGACGTTTGCCCCGGGTCCCAGTGGTAAGAAGTCAGCCCTGCCAAGCTCCAGGGGGATCGCTGCACGGCGCAGGCAGCCGCACCTGCAGAGGCTGAGCAAGGAGGCGGATATGACCCGAGCAGGCTCAGGTcgaagatgggggtggggggctgtgaAGCGGGCAGTGACGTCTGGTTGATGCTTCTAAAGACATCGCTTTAGCTGTTGTGCGAGGGATGGGCTTTGGGGACGAAGGAGGCAGGGAGACCAGGAGGCTGCTGCAGTCCTGGGGGCGATGGGGGCGTGGCAGTGAGGGATGTCTGTCTGACAGGCGCTTAGAGGGGGCGACGCAGGTAGAAGTGGTTCTAAGGCGTCCGCTCGAGCAGCTAGGTGGATGGGGCAGCCCCGAAATGGAGACGTATACCAGGCTCGTCGGTTTTAGGGAAGGAAAGTCAAGAGTGCACTTTTGATGGATTGAGGAATCGAGGCTTGGTGGGAATTCTGGATAGAGAGAAGGACAAGCACTGAGAATCCCGGGTTGAGACAATGGAGGTCGAGGatggagaggggcagggagaggagagggagagccTGGTAGCAAGGAGAGGCAGGCAGCGAGATAGGCTCCCAGCCGAGGCCCCGAAGTCAGAAAAGCAGACCCTCAGAAGAGCAGACCCGCACGCACTGAGAGCCCCGAGGCCCCGGGAGACGACGCAGGGGGAGGCGCCCAGGAGAGGCAAGCACTGGTGCCCCTGCCCCCGGGCCGCATTCTGTGACCCTTCCTTTCCCCCCTTCTCCAGGCCCCGGATCTCTGGAAAACTCAGCCCCAAGACCCCCAGGGCCCCTGACCCTCCTCTCCGCCCTGGGCTGGCTGTGGTGGAGGATGTAGGAGACGGCTGGCCTCCCCCCACCCGGGGCCTCAGGCCGGGAGCAAGAGAGGAAGGGCGAGCGAGCGCCGTGGGTCTCCAAGGGGCCGAAGACCTCTCGGCCGCcgaggaagaggaagaagcaaGATCTTTAGAGAACCCATCACTGTGAGGGATAACGCAAAATTATGCATCTTTCTACAGCCATTCTCGTCACCCGTTCACGTTTCCGATTGTGACCCACCCCAGCCACCCCACACCCCTCTTAGCTCAGGCTGTGAACTggatcgtgtgtgtgtgtgtgtgtatgtgtgtgtggtggggaagggggctTGGCCTTCCTCCCCCCGCACCCACATCTTCTGCCCCAACCCTGGCCCCTCTCCCCTCGGGCTGGAGGTAGGTCCGGGGTGGTGGAAACGGTGAGGAGAGCGTGCCCAGGCTCTCTGCTCTCCCAATATATGCACGCCcaccggccccccccccccccccagcctgccGAAGGGGGTTCCTTTCAGCTGTCTGGCTGCTGGGAGAGGTGTGACACTCTCCTGTCAAGCTGTCGTtcagcagggaggggagggttCTCCAGCTGGCTCCCGGCCTCCCTGTTGTCCACCACTGGCTGCCTGTGACCAGACGCCCCCTCGCTCGCTCAGCCGCCCCAGACCTTCCCACTTGCCCCATCCCTCTCCACCCCGAACTTTCTGGCCCCCTCCTGGGCCGATCGGTGCTTCCATCTGACTGTCAGGCCGGTGGCTGGTGCGGCCGGTCTGTCTCAGTGCTtcgccctgcccccaccccactcccctcgGCCACCTGCAGTGCCACCCAGCTGTCCCCAGAGCCCCTGTGCAGCTGGCCTTCCCTGTGCAGCCGGCCCGCGGCCACCCAGGGGCCTCACCGGGTTCTTTTGCCCCAGCGCCCCCACCAACTGTACCCCCCAAAGGCTGACCCGACCGCCTCACACACACTCAGACACACGCACCAGCGACCGTGACCAGCAATAGCCCCTGGCACCAGCTGCCGCACGGCCGGTGACCAGCTGTAGTTCCCCCAAGGGTGGGCCATGGTGGCCGGGGAAGAAGCATGGAGGAGAGGGAGGCCTCCCCTGACATCCTGAGTCCACACACAGATGCCACGTCACCAGCTCCGACTCCTGGGAGACCCTCTATAATCACTCACCCCAAACCACTCCACCCACAGCTTGGTGGGGGAAAGGGCAGAGAAGGGGCAGGGAGGCAAGGGGCAGTGACTGTACCTCAGACGGGGGCGTGGGCCCCATCCCACATTGTCTTCCATTCCCAGGGTCCAGGGgacagggaggggtgggaaaggggCTGATGGGAGAAGGGTGGGGGGCCCTGGGGGCTGTGTGTTCCGATTCATGGGGAGTGTTGAGACCACCTCACCAATAAACGCCTTTTTCCAAAGTCTCTGCCTGCAGGCATTGGCATCTTTAAGGATTTGGGTGAGAGGAGGGCAAGGCGGGCATTTGACGTTGCCCACCTAGTGTCATTTCTCCCCCTACTTTCTTTTTGGGGAATTTGGAATTGACCCTAGGCCCAGAGATGACCCCTGATTGGCTTAAGGCAACAGGATTGGTTCAGAGATGGACCATGACCCAGTCAGGCTGATGAGAGAAAATGAATCCCAGCGCTCATGGGTTCACAGAAGAGATGCACTTTGCCTGGGTAACAGAGCCAGGAGAAGCTGCATCTGTGGGgttattttggggggggggggcatgtggAACTTGAGAATGACAGAAAGACTATGGAAtgcagaaaggagaggacagagcTAGAATCTGTGATGACATCACTGGAGCAGCTGGATCAAAACGTACCTGATGCCCCCCTTCACTTACATGCATGACAGTGTCCCTTCTATGTTTAAGCCAGTTTGAGTTTGGTTTCCAGTCAGTGATcgaaaaagaagcaaaaacttAAACTGAtatggaagaagagatgtcaCAGTTCTAAGGCCCCGCCAACCTGGACTCTCATCTTTCTAAAAAGATCCAGAGGCTCTATTTCCCTAAGGGCATCTTCTACTTCACAATTTAACCAGAATCCCTCACATACTTTCTTCTCTGAGACAGACACTGGGTGTCTGCATTTTAGTGATTtgctttccctttcttctttgttGGCAGATGCACTTCCTGTGATACAGGTTGAGATAGCTGGTTTTCCAGCCTCTCTTGCAGCTATGTGGCCAGTTTTGACCAATGAAAGGGAAGATTGCTGGTAGGCTTCCAAGAAAGGTGTTTTTCCATCAGCGAGAAAGAGAGGTGAGGTAGGAAGACAGCCATGCCTCATTCCTTTTATCTTAGGACACTGTTGCATAATGATGTGATGCCTGGAACTACAGCAGCCATTTTATTACTAGCATAGGGCCACAAGCCTGGAGACAATATACCAACCCACTGAGGGTGGCAGATAAGCAGGGTGTGAAGGACCCAGGTACTTGACAAGGTAACTGAGTTGCTGAACCAAATCAAAACCACACAGACCTTCATACTTGTTGCCACTCTGTATTTTGTTCCTTGCAGCTAAAAGCATCCTCACTGACACACTCGCTAAGTTCCTAATGAGAAACTCagccaagaaaaggaaaaaccatTATGCTGGGGAGAGCAGCAGAAAGCCCAGCCCTGTACTGGCCCCAAAATAGTTGATCagttaacaaatatttcttgatagCCTGCTGTGTACTGGACTCTGTGGTGAGTGTTGGGGAAAATGACGTGATCCCTGAAACCTTCTGTTTAGAGAGGATGTCAGAGCCAAGCAAGGAGTTATCATGATGGATGAGAAGCTAGAGGGCAGGGTTTTGGAAGTGTCTTTGTAGATGGTAATGCACCCTTAGACTTGAGGAATGAACCACACAAAATAAAAGGAAGGGTTCAAGGCAATGTGAACTCCAGAGGCAAAGTTCTGGAGGCAAAATAACATGGTGCCCATTCATAGAACCAAGAGAAAGTTTGTACTACTTGGAGTAGCACAGGGGAAGGTGTAGGAGAGCAGGCAGCCATGGAAGTGTTGAAAAAGAGGAGGGACTCATCTGATCTGTTTTAAGATGAAGACTCTGGGAGCTGGGAGAAGCCCATcctaaaggagggaaaaaaatggatgaagggAGAACTTTTCTGAGAACCTGCTCCAACGTGAGCAAAACAGCGAGTCCTGCCTTTGTGCCAGCCCACCCTGCCTGGTCCGGGTAGTGCGAGCCACCCTTCTCGGGCCAGCAGGAGGCTCCCCCAGCCCACGAGGCATATCCCCTTGGTTGCAAAAACACAGGCAGAGTCGTCTTCTGTGGTGAGAGGAGACAGGAAGTCCCACTCTTGGGGTCCAGCCTTCAGTTGAAACAGGACAGGAAAGTCTTGCCTGCTGTGGGGGTGAGGCAGGAAGTCCTGCCTCCAACTTTTCTGAACTGCACAGGCCACTGGCCCTCCTCACACC is a genomic window of Dasypus novemcinctus isolate mDasNov1 chromosome 18, mDasNov1.1.hap2, whole genome shotgun sequence containing:
- the IGLON5 gene encoding igLON family member 5; translated protein: MPPPAPGARLRLLAAAALAGLAVISRGLLSQSLEFSSPADNYTVCEGDNATLSCFIDEHVTRVAWLNRSNILYAGNDRWTSDPRVRLLVNTPEEFSILITQVGLGDEGLYTCSFQTRHQPYTTQVYLIVHVPARIVNISSPVAVNEGGSVNLLCLAVGRPEPTVTWRQLRDGFTSEGEILEISDIQRGQAGEYECVTHNGVNSVPDSRRVLVTVNYPPTITDVTSARTAPGRAALLRCEAMAVPPADFQWYKDDRLLSSGAAEGLKVQTERTRSMLLFANVSARHYGNYTCRAANRLGASSASMRLLRPGSLENSAPRPPGPLTLLSALGWLWWRM